The following are encoded together in the Marinifilum sp. JC120 genome:
- the miaA gene encoding tRNA (adenosine(37)-N6)-dimethylallyltransferase MiaA, whose product MMEKRRPVVCILGPTGAGKTATSLGMARKFPVRVINFDSRQVYADFPVITAQPSPEERAVCAHELYGFLPTTESINAAGFVDLAKECIEAAPQNELPVLVGGTGMYLQSLTSGLAPIPDIPDEIRERIRKRAEEEGGPALYAELEKVDPEYCKRTHPNNRQRNARALEVYEATGKPFTWWHNREVPPSPYNFLKIGIKVDLDELTPLLSLRIEKMLEAGAVDEARRAWEICPDENAPGWTGIGCIELMRFIKGEIDMDETVRLWAKNTRAYAKRQLTWFKREQDIHWFAPDEHDKAVRFVEQWLAD is encoded by the coding sequence ATAATGGAAAAGCGTAGGCCAGTTGTATGCATCCTCGGTCCTACCGGGGCCGGAAAGACCGCCACTTCATTGGGGATGGCCCGGAAATTCCCGGTGCGGGTGATCAATTTTGATTCCCGGCAGGTCTATGCAGATTTTCCGGTGATTACCGCTCAGCCCAGCCCGGAAGAACGGGCTGTCTGTGCGCATGAACTGTACGGTTTTCTGCCCACCACTGAGAGCATCAATGCTGCCGGATTCGTTGATCTTGCCAAGGAGTGTATCGAAGCCGCTCCGCAGAACGAGCTTCCAGTGCTGGTTGGCGGGACAGGCATGTATCTGCAAAGTTTGACGTCCGGTCTCGCACCTATCCCTGATATCCCGGATGAGATTCGGGAACGCATCCGCAAACGTGCTGAGGAAGAAGGCGGGCCAGCCCTTTACGCCGAGCTGGAAAAAGTGGACCCGGAATATTGCAAGCGCACCCATCCCAACAACCGCCAACGTAATGCCCGTGCTCTTGAGGTTTACGAGGCCACTGGAAAGCCTTTTACTTGGTGGCATAACCGTGAAGTTCCGCCTTCTCCATATAATTTTTTGAAGATCGGCATCAAGGTTGATCTTGACGAGCTGACCCCGCTGCTGAGCTTGCGCATCGAAAAGATGCTGGAGGCCGGAGCAGTGGATGAGGCGCGCAGGGCATGGGAAATCTGCCCGGATGAAAATGCACCGGGCTGGACCGGGATCGGTTGTATTGAGCTGATGCGTTTTATCAAGGGCGAGATCGACATGGATGAGACCGTCCGTCTTTGGGCTAAGAATACCCGGGCTTATGCCAAACGACAGCTTACATGGTTCAAGCGGGAGCAGGATATTCATTGGTTTGCACCTGACGAGCATGATAAGGCTGTTAGATTTGTAGAGCAGTGGCTTGCGGATTGA
- a CDS encoding pantetheine-phosphate adenylyltransferase translates to MAEVKPVTAVFPGTFDPFTRGHFSLVMRGIKTFHKVIVAVAGSTSKNCKFSLEERVDMAERIFAHHPQVEVDSFDGLLVHYVEQSPANVIMRGLRAVSDFEYEFQMALMNRRLDNDIQTIFLMTDYKWMYLSSTIIKDVAVNGGDIKGLVPRQIYDEVLERLVPSENR, encoded by the coding sequence ATGGCAGAAGTAAAGCCAGTTACAGCAGTATTTCCCGGAACTTTTGATCCTTTTACCCGTGGTCATTTTTCATTGGTCATGCGTGGGATCAAAACATTTCATAAAGTCATTGTTGCCGTGGCAGGCAGCACGTCCAAGAACTGTAAGTTCTCCCTTGAGGAAAGAGTGGACATGGCTGAGCGTATTTTTGCGCACCATCCGCAGGTGGAAGTGGATTCCTTTGACGGGCTGCTGGTCCATTATGTGGAACAGAGTCCTGCCAATGTGATCATGCGCGGATTGCGCGCGGTTTCTGATTTCGAGTACGAATTTCAGATGGCACTCATGAACCGCCGCCTTGATAATGATATCCAAACCATCTTTTTAATGACCGATTACAAGTGGATGTACCTGAGTTCTACCATAATCAAGGATGTGGCAGTGAACGGCGGGGACATCAAAGGTCTTGTGCCGCGTCAGATTTATGATGAAGTCCTCGAAAGGCTTGTTCCTTCGGAAAATAGATAA
- the rsmD gene encoding 16S rRNA (guanine(966)-N(2))-methyltransferase RsmD: MRLISGKYGGRVIKTASGPGYRPATSKVRQAIFSMLESRGVDWDGLRVADMFAGSGSLAIEALSRGAEFAFFVEKNVRAAALISTNLKDLGASPKEYKVFKTDLFKVLGKAPDKPYDIIFIDPPYGYDLLPKALDAALENGWLSEDGFVLAEVEDKVEPPESEHVDRLDLLVNKLYGQTRILLWQK, translated from the coding sequence ATGAGACTTATAAGCGGCAAATACGGTGGCCGGGTAATCAAGACCGCCAGCGGTCCCGGTTACCGTCCGGCAACATCCAAGGTCAGGCAGGCCATTTTTTCCATGCTCGAATCAAGGGGCGTGGACTGGGATGGATTGCGCGTGGCAGATATGTTCGCCGGAAGCGGGAGCCTTGCCATTGAGGCCCTTAGCCGGGGTGCGGAATTCGCTTTTTTTGTGGAAAAAAACGTGCGCGCCGCTGCCTTGATCAGTACCAATTTAAAGGATCTGGGAGCTTCCCCCAAAGAGTACAAGGTTTTTAAAACGGATTTGTTCAAAGTACTCGGTAAAGCCCCGGATAAACCGTACGATATTATTTTCATCGACCCTCCTTACGGATACGATTTGCTGCCCAAGGCCCTTGATGCGGCTCTTGAGAACGGCTGGCTTTCCGAGGACGGGTTTGTGTTGGCGGAAGTGGAGGACAAGGTTGAACCTCCCGAGTCGGAACATGTGGACCGCCTCGATCTGCTGGTAAACAAACTCTATGGTCAGACAAGGATATTATTATGGCAGAAGTAA